Below is a window of Jonesiaceae bacterium BS-20 DNA.
CTGAAGCACAATCAAGGACATAAGCAGCGTCAGACAGAGGCATGTTGGAACGCAAGGCATCGAGAGTTTGGTTGATACAGACTACCGAGAAAGGCTTCTCGGAATATAGATAGTCAGAAACCACAGAAGAAACGTCACTGATGAGAGCCGTGCTCTCATTCATGAGATCGACAATACCGACTTGTTCGGCCGCAGGGCCGAACTTATGATTGCTACCCTCACTCGCGTTGGTTTGGGCTAAGTAAGCCTGGATTTCAGCGATGTCCCTGCGGTACCGGGCTGAGCGAAGAGAGTACGGGTGCGGCCGGAAAATAACCCGGTGACCGGCCTTATGGATCTCTTCGACTAGCACTAGGCCAATCGAAAGCGACGAGTAATTGGAATCTTCGTAGAACCCGTGCCAAGTGGGAGCATACAAGATCGACTTGACTTGTCCCGTGTTGTCTACGTTGCTGACGAGATGAATGTTCTCTACCTGGGGCCGGCCTACAATCTCAAAAAAGTCCAGTGGTGTTGATACACCATTCTTGGTGAAGCGGTCGATTGCAGCTTGGCCAGCAACGAAGTTCTTGGTGAAGACCTTGAATGCTGGGTTATAACTAGCAGCCTTGTCGCTCTCGCCATGATTTAGCTGGATGTGAGTCAAATGTGTGTAGCGAACCAGATGATTATTTACTGTCGCTGTATTGACATACAAGATTGTCTTGAGGGAATCGACGATGACGTCGTCCAGTGACGTAATTGATTTCCGTAGGATAACTGGGCGACTAGTAAGGTGCCGAACCTCGTCGAAGTTGATTCTGTTACGCACAAGCACAACAAACGGAACTCCCACACGTTCGAGGTAGGGGAGCCACATCGTGATTTGATAGGTGGTATTCGCAGGTGCGTCCCAATGCAATATGAACTTTGGTTGGTACTCGCTAAGCGCATTGCCGAGTTTCTTACCTTGGCTCTGTTGCTTGAAATATACAAAGGCGTAGTGAAGCAATATGGCTAGCGTAAGTAGGCCTTGGATACCAGCTAAGACAGCAATAATGATGGGACTCTGTGGGAGTAACGCGGTACTAATCAGGAAGATAGCGATCCACGCCAACGATCCAAGGACAGTAAGAATGGATGGGATTCTAGGACCGTTAATAAACTTGGATAGGGGCAGATTAACGGCCACTGGTTCAATGCGCTTCTCGATATTCCTGATTGGAACTTCGCAACTCATCGATAGAGCGACAATCGATATCGAAAGTAGAGTCCACAAACTCAACCCCTGGACGGGGCCATACAAAGTAATAGCCAGAATAATCAAGATACGCGGTACTAAGAATGTGCCAGCTTCGATGCGTTGCGATTGCTGACTTTGGCGCAACGACCGAACTGAGGCACGCATCGAGAACACGATGTATGCAACTGGCACCAGAGCCAACCAAATGAATCCGATATTTCTAGATGGAAGGCTAAGGAGCAGTACTGGCAATGTAAGTAGCGTTGCCAAGATGGGTTGGAACCCAAGTTTGGATGCAATCGTCAGCAATCCCTCAGATTTGGATGACAGCATATTGAGAATTTTAGCCATTGAAGATCAAACTGTCCTATCCAGAAAATGAGGAACCAAACCTAGCGACGTGATAGGAAAATCTAACTCTGGGACTCAGCTAGGGCTTGGGAAATCGCATCGCCTGCGGACTCTGCCTGCTCACGACGGACATCGACTACAAGGCCAGTGATGTTGGAAGCCAATACATCAAGAGCTGACTCAGCAACAATTTCTGCTGATAGCAGCGTACCGGGGGCTTCCTCGCCGAAAGCCTCGGAGCGCATCGGAGTTGCGGTGCGCTCAGGATTAATGACATTGACCTTGATCGAGTCTTCGGACCATTCTTCCGACAGAGCTTGCGTGAGGTTTACTACTGCAGACTTGGTCGAAGAATACAGTGAGTAGTTCTCACGGCCTCGCGTGTATGAAGAAGACGTGAAATATAGCAGGTGCCCCTTTGACTTGGATAGGTAGGGGTGAGCTGCTTTCGCGACGTGAATTGGTGCTAGGAAGTTCACTCCGACTGCCTCGGCGATAGTTTCTTCGGAAGTTGTCGCTAGCT
It encodes the following:
- a CDS encoding CDP-glycerol glycerophosphotransferase family protein, which gives rise to MAKILNMLSSKSEGLLTIASKLGFQPILATLLTLPVLLLSLPSRNIGFIWLALVPVAYIVFSMRASVRSLRQSQQSQRIEAGTFLVPRILIILAITLYGPVQGLSLWTLLSISIVALSMSCEVPIRNIEKRIEPVAVNLPLSKFINGPRIPSILTVLGSLAWIAIFLISTALLPQSPIIIAVLAGIQGLLTLAILLHYAFVYFKQQSQGKKLGNALSEYQPKFILHWDAPANTTYQITMWLPYLERVGVPFVVLVRNRINFDEVRHLTSRPVILRKSITSLDDVIVDSLKTILYVNTATVNNHLVRYTHLTHIQLNHGESDKAASYNPAFKVFTKNFVAGQAAIDRFTKNGVSTPLDFFEIVGRPQVENIHLVSNVDNTGQVKSILYAPTWHGFYEDSNYSSLSIGLVLVEEIHKAGHRVIFRPHPYSLRSARYRRDIAEIQAYLAQTNASEGSNHKFGPAAEQVGIVDLMNESTALISDVSSVVSDYLYSEKPFSVVCINQTLDALRSNMPLSDAAYVLDCASEDTGHKAKSVRVEVQTVLHGLLEDDTLQRSRLEFKKYYLGDIPYEERVTRFLTALNQYL